A segment of the Candidatus Izimaplasma bacterium HR1 genome:
ATGTCTTGACATATGAGCGTTCGCTCATATATAATCAAGAAGTATTAATAACGATGTGCTGATGTACCTCGCTCTTGTAAGGGAATACTTAAGAGGTGTGAATAATGATTAAAAAAATCATAATGCAAGGTTTGGTTTGCTCAAACTGTGCTGCAAAGATAGAAAAAGAATTAAGTAAATTAGATTATATCCATAGTGCAACATTTAACTTTCCTAATCAGGTGATGTTGATTGATGTAACTGACGATTATAATGAAGAAGCTGCAGTTGAAGAAATATCTAAAATTGTTGATTCAATTGAAGACGGTGTAAGTACATATCCTTATGATCGTCGTCACTTCATGAATACCGTTAAAGAAATAGAATCTTATTTCTGGTTTTATGTAGGTATTGCAGTAACTTTAGTTGGTTCACTATTTGAGCATCTTTTTTATGCAAATAATCCGGATACTCGCTTATTCTATATTATATATGTAGCTCTATACTGGATTGGATACATCTTCATCGCTCAAAAAATCGCAAGAAAAACATTTAGAACTATTAAAAGAGGACAACTCTTTGATGAGAATACCTTAATGTTCATTGCAACAATTACAGCGATGTTACTTGGGCATTTCTATGAAGCACCATTAATTATTATCTTTTATACCTTAGGTGAGTATTTACAACACCAAGCTGTTCACCGAAGTAAACAAGAAGTTTCTAGTCTAATTGATTTACGTATTGATTATGCAAATAAATTAGTTGGTGAAGAGGTTATCATTGTTGATCCAATGGCAATTAAGAAAGGTGATATCTTAATTGTAAGAAATGGTGAAAAGATACCAGTAGATGGTACAGTCTTAAAAGGTAACACCAGTTTAAATACAAGTGCTTTAACAGGTGAAGCTAAGTTATCAACTGTTAAAATAGGTGATTATGTTTTAAGTGGAAATATCAATGTTGGTAGTGTTATTGAAATAGAAGCTAACAAAGAGTATCAAGAATCAACTATTTCTAAAATGATTGATTTAATTGAGAACTCAACAAATCATAAAGCAAGACCAGAAAACTTTATTACAAGTTTCGCGAAATATTATACTCCAATCGTAACAATAGGTGCATTCTTAATGTTCTTAATCCCGACTGTTATCACATACTTTACTAGTCCAGAATTAGCATTTAGTAGCTATGCTTCAGATAATTTATACAATGCTGCAATCTTCTTAGTAGTTAGTTGTCCTTGTGCTTTAGTACTCAGTGTTCCTTTATCATACTTTGCGGGAATCGGTACTGCTGCTCGAAAAGGTATATTATTTAAAGGTAGTAGTTTCTTACATATGATGACTAAAGTTGACGCAATTGGTATTGATAAGACAGGTACAATTACTCATGGTAATTTCGAAGTTACAGAATATACTGATTTAGAGACACTTAAAATTGCTGCTAGTATTGAAAGATTCAGTAATCATCCAATTGCTCAATCAATCGTGAAAAACTATGTAGGCGAATATTATGACTACCGTGATGTTGAAGAATTACCTGGATATGGTTTAGTGGTGAATACACCAGATGGTAAAATCTTAGCTGGTAACCGTAAATTATTAAGTAAGCATAAAGTTAGAGTACATGATAAAAAAGTTATGGTAGGAAGTAATGTTTTTGTTTCTAAGAATGGTAAATATATCGGTAAAGTTATCGTTAGTGATACTATTAAAGATTCATCACGTAATATCTTACGTAAACTATCGCATGATTATCATATAACAATGTTAACTGGTGACAATGAAACAACTGCCGCTAGTGTAGCAGGTGACTTAGGAGGAATTAACTTCTTAAGCGGATTACTACCAGGTGAAAAAGTTGAAGCATTTAACGCTATTGAAACAAAACAGTATAAAATGTATATTGGTGATGGTATCAATGACGCACCATTACTTAAAAATGCTGATATCGGTGTAGCAATGGGTGATGGTAGTGAAATAGCTATCGATGTTGCTGATGTAGTAATTATGGGTAACGATTTAAAACTTGTTGATGACGCATTTAAAATAGCTAAAAAGACAAAACGTATTGTATTTGAAAATATTATCTTCAGTTTAGCAATTAAGGCCATCTTCTTAACTCTAGCAGGTTTCGGAGAAACAAAAATGATTTGGGCAATATTTGCTGATGTAGGTATTTCACTAATCGCAGTTATGAATAGTTTAAGATTAATTTCTGGGAGGGCAAAAAAATGAGTAAAGAAAAAATTCACAATATCAGTGAAACTGTAAAATTATTTAAGATATATAGTGATTTCACCCGGCTTAGAATTATCGATCTTTTAATTGAGAAAGAACACTGTGTTCAAGATATCGCAGATAGTCTTGATGCAAGCCAATCGGCAATTTCTCATCAGTTGAAACTACTAAGAGATTTGCATGTTGTAAAAACAAGAAAACAAGGTAAACAAGTTTTCTATAGTTTACAAGACAACCATATTAAGGAAATATTCTTAATCGGTTATTCTCATGCAACAGAATGTTCTGACTAAATAAAAAAAAGTTCTTCCAAATTGGAAGAACTTTTTTAATGTTTTACAAGTGCGTATTTTTTCTTACCACGTTTGATAACAGTAAACTGTTTACCAAGCGCATCTTCTTTTTTGACCATGAATTCTAAATCCTTAACTTTTTCACCATTAATACTAACAGCGTTATTCTTAATAAATTCTCTAGATTCTCTTTTACTAGAAGCTAATCCCGCTTCAATTAATAGATCTACTAAATTTTTATCTTCAGTTACGGTAGTAGAAGGAACATCTTTAAAACCATCTTTGATTTCTTCAATATTTAATGATTTGATATCACCACTAAATAATGCTTTTGAAATACGTAGCGCACTTTCATATGCTTCTCTACCATGAACTAAAACTGTTAATTCTTCTGCAATTTTATGTTGAGCTAAACGTTTATGTGGTGCTGCTTCAAATTCTTCGATAATTGCTTTTGTATCTTCAACACTCATAAATGTAAATTTCTTTAAGAAACTAACTGCATCTTTATCTGGAGTGTTAATCCAGTATTGGAAAAACTCATATACACTAGATCTATTTTTATCTAGCCAAATTGCTCCTCCTGCTGTTTTACCAAACTTAGAACCATCAGCTTTTGTTAGTAACGGCCATGTGAATCCGTAACCTTTCGCATCAGTTTCTTGTGTCTTTCTGATTAATTCTAGACCTGCAGTTATATTACCCCATTGGTCTTGACCACCAATTTGTAATTTACAATTTTTATCTCGATAAAGAACCATAAAATCTAAGGACTGAATGATTTGATAACTAAATTCAGTGAAGCTAATTCCTTGTTCTAAACGAGATTTTACACTATCTTTTCCCATCATATATCCGATGTTAAAGTACTTACCAATATCACGTAAAAATGATATAACATCAAACTTACTAATCCAGTCATAGTTATTAACCACTTCTGCTGTTGGTAAGATTCTTTTTACTTGTTTAGTTATTGCTCCAGCATTTTCTAATGATTTCTCCAAAGTGAGTAATTGTCTTTCAGAAGTTCTACCACTAGGGTCACCAATCAGTCCAGTACCTCCACCAATTACTAAGATAGGATGATGACCTCTATCTTGTAATCTTTTTGATACTAAATATGATATTAAATGACCAACATGTAAACTATCTGCAGTTGGATCTGCTCCAACATAGAATGTTACACTTTCATTTTCTAATACATTTTCTAATTCTGGATCTGTGACATCAAACAATAAGTCGCGCCATTTTAATTCTTCTAATAATGTCATTGGTTTATTCATTTTAATTTCCTCCTAAAAATATAAAAAGTCCGCCCTAAAATAAGGACGAACTATTAAATCCGTGGTACCACCTTGATTCTAGTAAACTAATACTAGCCCTCTAATAGATGTAACGGTCCTAACCGTCTATGCTTTTCACATAGAACTCAGAAAGTGTATAAATATCAGTTATTCTTAGTTTTCACCAACCACTAAGTCTCTTTTAAATAACTTTGATATTCTCGTCTTCGTCTTCGTTATAAAGTTGTTTTACGTAATACAATTGAATGAGGAAGTTTTACTACTCTTTCAGCAATAACTTCTTTATTCATTAATTTAGTTAATAATCTCATCCCTACAGCACCTAAGTCATAAATAGGTACATCAACACAAGATAATTGTGGTCTTGCTAATCTAGCATACTTGGTATTTTGGAATCCGGCAACACCAATTTCTTCAGGAATTTTAACATCATTTTCAAATGCTACATTTAAAAATGAAATTGCAATTGAATCACGTACTGCGATAACACCATCTACTTTATTATCTTTAAAGTATTCATTAAAGTGTTCAGTGTTAATACTGATTCTTCCTGATGTTCTCATTACTTTAGGTTCTAATCCTGATTCATTAACAGCTCTTAAATATCCAGCTTCTTTCAAATCGTTAACCATATATTTTCTGACAGTCGAAACCATATAAATATTTTTACGACCTTCATCAATTAATTTCTTAGTTATTTCATATCCAGCTCTTTCATAATCTATTGAAACAGATGGAACTTCATCATCTTCAGGATAATATGTATTAGTCAATACAACAGGAATTTGATAAGTATTTTTAATAGTTCTTAAGAAGTCATATTGTGCACTTGTGATTTCATCATTCAAATATAGAATTCCATCAACTTGAGCAGCTATGATTTCTCTTAAAATATCTTCTTCACTAGCATCTTCACTTTCTAATATATAAAGTAAGATTGAATATTTATAAACACGAGCAATATCAGCGATCCCGTTCATCATCTCTGCGATTGAAGCACGGCTCATATCAGGAACAACAACTGCTACAGTAGTACTCTTACGACTAGCTAAACCCTTTGCGAATGCATTTGGCTTATAACCTAGTTCTTCGATTACTCTTAATACTCTTTCTCTAGTTTCAGGTTTTACTTTTTCTGGATTATTAATAGCTCGTGATACTGTTGCTAAACTAACACGCGCTGCTCCAGCTACATCATAAATAGTTGCTTTACTCATTAATAGCACCTTCTTTCATCAATAAAATTATATCATAAATGAAAATGTTTTCAACATAAATGGCATAAAAAATGAAAAGTTTTCATTAATTTGTGCAAAGTGCTAAAAATATTAGTTTAATAACCTAACTAAGATGTTACTAAGGCAAAATAAAAACACCTATAAAAGGTGTTTTTTTGTTATACTACCGGGGTTTTGACAATAGTGTTTGCCTTGTATTTTAGTTTATCAACAAGATTAAATTCATCCTCTAATCTATCGATGTAAAGATCATTGATTTCATCTATTTTCAAACCTTTTTCTTCATATGTTTTTTTGATTCTTTCGTATCTTACTTTTTCTTTAATTTCTACAAATACAGTTACATCTGATGCATTATATATAACATCTAACCCTAGAGTTATAACCCCATCAATAATAATAACTCCTTCATCAATTAGTTTATAAGAATGAGTTCCTTTTTCAATACCTCTTGTTTTTGATTCATAGGCATGAAAGTGAACCTCTTCTTCATTGAGTAAATTGTTAAAGTCATTAATTAGTTTTTGATAGTTAAATCGATCATAGACATTCATTTCTTCGGTTCTTTCAGAAACAGGAATAATCCAATCTTCTAAATGAATAATTTGTGTATTCATCTCTTTTTCTTGAAGTATATCGTGAAGTTTTTTAGCAAGAGTTGATTTTCCAGATCTAGATTTACCAGAGATAGAAACGATACATCTAGGTTTTTTCTTCTGTGTTCTTAAAATGTGTTCAATTAGTTGTTCTACATTTAAGCTCTTCATAACTCACCACCTGTTTAGTATTTACAAACAACTGATTATTCAGTTATTTGATTACTATAATTATATCATAGTTATAAATGTAAACGCTACCCTTATTTGTAGGAGAATATAATTAAAAAGAAAAAAGTACAATAATGTACTTTTTTCTTATAATCTTACTCGATCAATCTTCCCCAAACTGCGTTTCTCAGAATCAAATGAAGTTTCAATTCTATTACCTATTTGCATAACAACTTTATACTCTCCATACTCTAACTTCCAAACATTACAATCTTTACCAATATAGACTTTTTTATCTTTTCCTTTAATGACTTTATAGGTAAACATTGAATATGAGTAAGCCATAGTATAATCATCGGATACATCAACATAATCGACATCCCAATGATACAATACTTTATCTGCAGTATATAAACCTTCTAACCTTTTCCTAACTGTATCTTTTCCTTTAACACTTTGGTGATGACCTGGTGTTGCAAATATCACATCATCACTTAAATATTTTAACCATCCCTCAACACCTAGAGTGTTCACATCCCGACAATAAGCAAGTTCTAATTCTTTGATTTCTTCAATAACTCGTTGTTTATTGATAGTCTCACACCCTTTCTAAACATAAAAGGACAACACGAGTACTCGTAGTTGTCCTTTTATTTATTATACCATAATTAAATTTTGTTTACTAATTGTGTTTCTTTGTCATATTCTTATATGCAGGTCTGTTAAATCGTAGCACTTTTGCGAACACAAACAAGAGAAACATAACAATAAAAACATATCCATAATCCATAACATCGTTTAATGACAAAAGTCCCGCGATTGGTATTATCCAAAAGAGATCAAGGAAATCTTTTCCCGGCATATCTTTAAATAAAGGATACTTAAACAATGATTCTCTAAATTCATCATATTTTAGAACAATCTTCATAGCATCCTCTTGAGCTACATCATAATCATTTACTATATCTTCCTTACAATACCACTTTCTTTTATCAAACCTTTGATTACCAAGTTCAAAAGTATTATCATTTTTCCTAAGTTTTATTTGAAACCTATTAGCTTTTTTAATCAAAAACAGATGATTCTCAAATGATTCATAATCATAAAAGATTTCTTCATCAACCTTTAGAAAAACAACTTGAAACCCTATTTCAATCAAATCAACTATTTCTTCTTTAAACCTTGGATAATTATCTCGTGTAATAAATGCTCTTCCTATATATCCCATAATTTCTCCTTTGATAAAACAAAACCCTAGAATATTTTCTAGGGTCTTATTAACTTTATCTTCTCTCTTTAATACGAGATTGTTTAGCAGAAAGTCCTCTGATATAGAATAGTCTAGCTCTACGAACTTTACCTTTTCTTAATACTTCAACTTTTTCTACTAGTGGTGAGTGGATAGGGAATGTTCTTTCAATTCCTACACCGTAAGAAACTTTTCTTACTGTGAATGTTTCACTAATTCCTCCACCTTGTCTTTTCATTACTAATCCTTCAAATAACTGGATTCTTTCACGGTTACCCTCTTTAATCTTAACAGAAACTTTTACAGTATCTCCAGATCTAAAATCAGGAACATCAGTTTTTTGATAATCATTAGTAATATCACTTAATAATTGCTGAGACATGATATCAACTCCTTATTTTTTTAAAACCTGCTCATAAGGATTTCCAAAGCGGAGCAAATTTATATAGATTTAACAGCGTGAATTATTATAGCATACGTCTATTTCAAATGCAAGAATAAAATCACTTAAATTCTACGACTTGATATGTATCATATTGACGTCCGTCAATATTCAAATAAACGCGGTAATTACCACTTATTCCCTCTTCATTAACATAGAAAGTTAGGAAGCGTTCATCGCCTTGGAAAACAGAGCTACACATTGCTGTGTATGCGCTTCTCGAAGTCGGTATATTGTATAATAATTTGTCAGTATCGCTTTCTAGAATTAAGTAGATTTCCTCATATCTATTAAAGATACCTTCTACTACTAATCTATCTGTTTGCTTAACAACATTTAATTCATAACCGATTGGTAATGTATCAAAGAATGTATATCTTTTATCAATTGGTTCTAAATATTGTTTTGTTACTGCTTGATTACCTAAAGCTTCTCCTGCGCCTAATGTAAAAACAGTTAAACTATTATATGGTGTTAAACGTGCAGCACGGTAATAGTTACCACTAACTCTTAACCTGTAGGCAATTTCATCATTTAGTAGTTCTACTGTAATTGAATTCTCATAAATGGTTCCTTCACCATTATATAGAGGGGCAGGGATATTTAATGGACCTAAATCACTAGAATAAGCAATCCCACCACTATGAATCATATAGTTGCTATCGGTGTAATATTCAACATTTGAAATATAAGGACTATAAAAATCAGGACCTAGTTCTTTTCCATATTGATATACTTGTGCTATTTCCATTGTATCAGTATTAATGTCATAAATTACACCTCTACTGTAACTAGAGCTAGCACTAACATAATTTTCACTATTTTTTGATTTATTATTACCATTATCAAAGATAAAGATATTACCATCAGGTAATAATTTTGCGCTATGTTGAGCGTATTGCCATTCAAAGATTGGACTTGTTGGTGTGAAAAAGTAATCTTCAACTAAGTTTGGTGTATCCCAGTTAGTAGGATCACCGATAATCCAGTTTAAGTCTCCTGAATCGTATCCAATACTTATAACAGCATCTTGGTGTCTTCCAGATAAGATAATGCTATTATTAACAGAATCAAAATCAATTGAATTGTTATGGAACCAGTCTGCACTAGTCCACATTTGGGTCATACCTTCTGTTGTTGGTATATAATCTGCGATGTCCCATGTTTTTATGACTGTTCCTGTAGTTCTATCGATTTCAACAACAATGTCTTCTACAGTACCATTAAAGTCGCTTGAAAGGACTAGTAAATTACCATTATCTAGTTCTACTAAATCATGGTGGAAACCACCAGGAATATAGTATTCTTTATAGATTTTACCTAATAAATCCATTTCATATAACCCAGTTGTATAATAAGGATCACTAATAATTCGGTCTGTCCCTATCATTAAGTGTCCATTATCTAAAAACTCTGGACCAAATCCTAAACCAATATTTAAATACCATCTCACATCACCATTATAGTCATATGCGACTGGTAAGTTACTTGTTGCAGGACTAAGCATCATAAAGTCATCAGAAAAATACTCATAAGTAGTATCAATCGTTGCGTCTGGTAATCTTAAAATATCTTCTTCAGCTATAACGATATCAACATTAGTTGTATAAATCATTTCTCCAGTTAGTGCTTCAACTTGAGAATACTCATAAAGTTCGATCGTAGTTGAACCTTCATACAATCCATAAAGAGGGATTGTATGTTTATTTGTTTCACCAGTTATAAATTCTAGGTCTGCGTCTGTAGTTTTTCCTTTTACAACAATCTTAAAGTTAGTTGTTTCCTCGGTATCAAACATTAGTAATGCTGATAAAGGTGCAATCCCATAAGGGTTAACTTTAATAAAAGGCTCTGTTTTTGTATATGTACCTTCGTTATATTCTTCTACCATTGTTGTTTCTAATCTTGTTTGTTTAGCTAGAAGGTTTTCAATTTCACTAATTGTTGTACTTCGGGGTTGACTAAAACCATAAATCATAAAGGAAATAATAATCAAGATTACAATAATTGCTGGAATCGCAATTATTAAGTTATTTTCATCAAATATTTTTTTAATAAAATTATTCAAGATTTTTCCCTCCTTTATGTTTCTTATATAAGTCTTTTCTTCGTTCTTTAGTTCGTTTTAATGATTGATCATAACGCCACTTTTCAATATGAGCATGATGTCCATTTAATAGAACTTCAGGAACTTCTTTACCCATAAATTCACGTGGTCTTGTATAGTGAGGATGTTCTAATAAATTATCACTAAAGGAATCATTAAGATGTGATTCATCTTTGTTAATCACATTTGGTTTTACTCTTGTGATAGCATCGATTAAAACCATTGCTGCTAATTCTCCTCCTGTTAAAACATAATCTCCAATGGATATTTCTAAATCAAAGTAATCTCTAATTCTTTCATCATATCCTTCGTAATGTCCACAAAGTATTATTAGATGTTTATTAGTACTTAGTTCATATGCTTTATTTTGACTAAAGGTCTCACCTTGCGGTGAAACCATTATTTTCAATGCTTCTTTATATCCTTCTATACTCGTTAAAGCGTCATAAACTGGTTGGACTTGTAGGACCATTCCAGCACCACCACCAAAAGGATAGTCATCGACTTTGTGGTGTTTATTGTTCGAGAACTCTCTAAAGTCAATGAGGTTGATTTCGACAAGAGAATTTTTAATAGCTCTTGCCATAATGCTTTCTTCTAAAAACCCCTTAAACATGTTTGGGAATAAGGTTAGAACGTCTATCCTCATATTAATCCCTCCCATTCTAAGAGTGTTATTCTATTTTCTTGTTTATTAACTTCTTTTATAAAATGTTTATTAAAAGGTATCAATGCTTTTTTCTTATGTCCGGTGTCAACTTCTAATAGTTCACCTTGAGGTACTTCTCTAACACTCTGAACTTTACCGATTAACTCATTAGTATATACTTCCATACCAACTAACTCATCGAAGTAGAATTCATCTTCAGGTAAATCGTGTTTTTGATCAGCATTAATTCGCAAGTCTGAACCTTTATATTTTTCGACTTGATTGATATTTGTGAATTCATCAAAATCGATATGTTCTATTGTTTTTACGCTTCTGAATTTGGTTACTGTCACAGGAATTAATTCATCCTTAAAAGCGATATAAAGGGTATTACCTTTTTTATATCTTTCGTTTTTAAAATCCGTGAATGATTTTACTTTTAGTGTTCCTTTTAGTCCGTGTGTGTTTGTAATAACACCAATTGTGATTAATTCCATATTAAGACTCCTTTTATTTACTAAACATTACTTTTTCATTTTGGAATAGTTTATTCATAACAAAGATTAAGATTGAAACATAAACAATGCTTGAAGAAACCATTAGGATAAACTGTAGTGGGACAACATCAAATGTTAAGATGCTGATTAGCATATTTACACTGTTATAAATTGGGATTAAATAAAGAACTGAATTGGTAGCTGCTTCACCACTAAACATTGATGAAACACCAATAATTATACTTACGAAGTAGAATGGTAAGATTAACATTCCTGCTTCTTTAATTGTTCTTGCATAAGTTGAGACAACAGCGATTATTCCAACAATTACTAATACTGTTGCGAATAATACCGCTATAATCATTAAGTAATCATTAATCCCATAAATTGATGCACTTAACTCTCCGCCTGCTTCACCCATTAGGTTTTTAAGACCGAAGATAATACCAATAAATGATGATGTAGCACTCATTAAAGATATTACACTAAGACTCATTACTTTACCAATAGCGATTTCAAATCTTTTTACGGGAGTTACAAGTAAGGTAGCGATAGTTCCACGCTCTTTTTCACCAGCGATACTATCAGGACCAATATTCATTGCTCCACTAAATAAGAACATGATAATTAACATCGGTAATAACATAGCAAATGCTTGTCCTTGAGCTCTATCTAAATTAACGATGTTTGTTGGTGATTGGATAAATGGATAAACATCATCACCAAATCTTATAGTATTAATACTAGCAGCATAACCATTTAGAACTGATTGTGCATTAGCAAATGTATTACTACTGTATTTCTCACCTGAATTATAATAAGTAAGAATTGTTGGTAAAACATATTCAGGATCTTCGTAATTAACTAAATTTGTTTCAAAGTTTTCCGGGAAGACGATTAGTAAATCAATTTCCCCATCTAATATTTTAGCTTCAATAACTTCTTGGGTTAATTCTGATTTATCATGAATTTCTACTGGTACAACTGTATATTCATCAGCACCAACAGTTCCATCATCATTTAAATCAGAATAATTTCTTATATCGTTTAACTCAGTAATAATTGATTGAGGTGCATTTTCTTGATAGATAACCATAGTATGTTCTATTATATCTTTATTTTCACCTTCCATTACATTACCCATTAATGAGTACATCGCAAAGATCATTATACCTGGGAATATAACAGCCATAATTAATAATCTTTTATCACTAACAACTCGATAAAACTCTTTCTTAAATACGATAATTGCATTTTTCATTATAGTGTTCCCTCCTCTTCCTTAACAAGGTCGAAGAAGTAATCCTCTAAGTCTTTGTTTTCCTGGTCTTTTAATATATTGTCTAATGTATCGCAAATTTTCATTTTTCCGTTAATTATTATTCCGACACGATCACATAGTTTTTCAACAACACTTAAAATATGTGTTGAAATAATAATTGTTTTTCCTTGATTTCTCAGTTCTCTTAAATAGTCTGTTACATTTCTAGCAGTTAGAACGTCAAGACCGTTTGTTGGTTCATCAAAGATGATGAATTCAGGATCATGAACTAAACTAATAGCAATACTAGCTTTTTGTTTCATCCCTGTTGATAATTCGCCAACTTTTACTTCCATAAACTCAGTAATTCCGAATATCTCAAATAACTGTGCTTTTCTTGTTTCAATTACTTCTAAGTCAGAAATACCGTGTAGCTTAGAAAAATATGTAAAAAGGTAATTAGGTGTGAAATGGTCTTCTAGTTTTAACTCACTAGTTAAGAATCCAATTTTACCTAAAACATCAAATGAATCTGTTTTAACACTACTTCCACCAACAAAGATATCTCCTTCATCTGGTTTTATTAATGTTGAAATAGCACGTAAACAAGTTGTTTTACCAGCACCATTCGGTCCTAATAAACCAAATATTTCGCCAGGATAAGCTGTGAAACTTAAACCGTTACAAGCTACTTTTACTTTTTCATTTGTTTTTTCAATTTTTTGTTGTTTCCTTGATATCTTAAATGTTTTTCTTAAATTTTGAACTTCTAAAGTATTCATATAATTCTCCCCATAAGTACTAGATCTATGTATTCTGTGTCTACATAAAATCCGTTTATTCTAATTCCTTCGATTTCAAACCCTGCTCGCTTATATACTTTGATTGCATTCGGATTATCTTGTCGAACATCTAATTCTATTTTTGTTTTACCTAGTTCTTTTGCTTTTTCAACTAGTAAATCCATCAGGATAGAACCAAGCCCTAAATTATTATAATCTTGTAAAACACTAATTCCTAAATTTACTTTATGTTTCAATCTTCGTAAAGAACTACCATGAATCCCTGTCATACTGATTAATCTATCTTTGTCAAAAGCAACATAAATAAAATTGTCTTCAGAATTAACTGCGTTTTCTAAAAACTTCTTTTCTTCTTCAACCGTCATTGTAAATTCATCAGGGTCTCTTGATAAGTTCTTAGTTTCAGTATTTACTATTTTCACGTATTCAACCGCTTTTGCAGCATCTGACACTTGAACTTGTCTGATTTCTACTTCCAAACCATTTTTTAATGTGTATTCCATAAATTCACCTCGCTCTTATAAGTTGATTATAATGTTGGTTATATTTTAATAAAATATACAATCAATATCTATTTGTCATAATGTGTTTCGCATAATAAATTATATAATTTATTTAATATATAATCAATATCTTATGTAAAGACAAAAAAAAGACCTAATTTTAGGTCTTAAAACGAATCAATATTAATGGTAACTTTTTTACCTTCTCTTGATGCGCTTGCATAAGCGATTGTTCTAATTGCGTTTGCTATTCGTCCGTTCTTTCCAATTACCCTACCAAGATCTTCTTGGTTGACGATAATCTGGATAGTAAGCATTTCGTCTTCTTCTGAAAACTTCTTAACC
Coding sequences within it:
- the cadA gene encoding Cadmium, zinc and cobalt-transporting ATPase; protein product: MIKKIIMQGLVCSNCAAKIEKELSKLDYIHSATFNFPNQVMLIDVTDDYNEEAAVEEISKIVDSIEDGVSTYPYDRRHFMNTVKEIESYFWFYVGIAVTLVGSLFEHLFYANNPDTRLFYIIYVALYWIGYIFIAQKIARKTFRTIKRGQLFDENTLMFIATITAMLLGHFYEAPLIIIFYTLGEYLQHQAVHRSKQEVSSLIDLRIDYANKLVGEEVIIVDPMAIKKGDILIVRNGEKIPVDGTVLKGNTSLNTSALTGEAKLSTVKIGDYVLSGNINVGSVIEIEANKEYQESTISKMIDLIENSTNHKARPENFITSFAKYYTPIVTIGAFLMFLIPTVITYFTSPELAFSSYASDNLYNAAIFLVVSCPCALVLSVPLSYFAGIGTAARKGILFKGSSFLHMMTKVDAIGIDKTGTITHGNFEVTEYTDLETLKIAASIERFSNHPIAQSIVKNYVGEYYDYRDVEELPGYGLVVNTPDGKILAGNRKLLSKHKVRVHDKKVMVGSNVFVSKNGKYIGKVIVSDTIKDSSRNILRKLSHDYHITMLTGDNETTAASVAGDLGGINFLSGLLPGEKVEAFNAIETKQYKMYIGDGINDAPLLKNADIGVAMGDGSEIAIDVADVVIMGNDLKLVDDAFKIAKKTKRIVFENIIFSLAIKAIFLTLAGFGETKMIWAIFADVGISLIAVMNSLRLISGRAKK
- the czrA gene encoding HTH-type transcriptional repressor CzrA, giving the protein MSKEKIHNISETVKLFKIYSDFTRLRIIDLLIEKEHCVQDIADSLDASQSAISHQLKLLRDLHVVKTRKQGKQVFYSLQDNHIKEIFLIGYSHATECSD
- the tyrS1 gene encoding Tyrosine--tRNA ligase 1, producing MNKPMTLLEELKWRDLLFDVTDPELENVLENESVTFYVGADPTADSLHVGHLISYLVSKRLQDRGHHPILVIGGGTGLIGDPSGRTSERQLLTLEKSLENAGAITKQVKRILPTAEVVNNYDWISKFDVISFLRDIGKYFNIGYMMGKDSVKSRLEQGISFTEFSYQIIQSLDFMVLYRDKNCKLQIGGQDQWGNITAGLELIRKTQETDAKGYGFTWPLLTKADGSKFGKTAGGAIWLDKNRSSVYEFFQYWINTPDKDAVSFLKKFTFMSVEDTKAIIEEFEAAPHKRLAQHKIAEELTVLVHGREAYESALRISKALFSGDIKSLNIEEIKDGFKDVPSTTVTEDKNLVDLLIEAGLASSKRESREFIKNNAVSINGEKVKDLEFMVKKEDALGKQFTVIKRGKKKYALVKH
- the ccpA gene encoding Catabolite control protein A, with the protein product MSKATIYDVAGAARVSLATVSRAINNPEKVKPETRERVLRVIEELGYKPNAFAKGLASRKSTTVAVVVPDMSRASIAEMMNGIADIARVYKYSILLYILESEDASEEDILREIIAAQVDGILYLNDEITSAQYDFLRTIKNTYQIPVVLTNTYYPEDDEVPSVSIDYERAGYEITKKLIDEGRKNIYMVSTVRKYMVNDLKEAGYLRAVNESGLEPKVMRTSGRISINTEHFNEYFKDNKVDGVIAVRDSIAISFLNVAFENDVKIPEEIGVAGFQNTKYARLARPQLSCVDVPIYDLGAVGMRLLTKLMNKEVIAERVVKLPHSIVLRKTTL
- the udk_4 gene encoding Uridine kinase; translated protein: MKSLNVEQLIEHILRTQKKKPRCIVSISGKSRSGKSTLAKKLHDILQEKEMNTQIIHLEDWIIPVSERTEEMNVYDRFNYQKLINDFNNLLNEEEVHFHAYESKTRGIEKGTHSYKLIDEGVIIIDGVITLGLDVIYNASDVTVFVEIKEKVRYERIKKTYEEKGLKIDEINDLYIDRLEDEFNLVDKLKYKANTIVKTPVV
- the rplS gene encoding 50S ribosomal protein L19, coding for MSQQLLSDITNDYQKTDVPDFRSGDTVKVSVKIKEGNRERIQLFEGLVMKRQGGGISETFTVRKVSYGVGIERTFPIHSPLVEKVEVLRKGKVRRARLFYIRGLSAKQSRIKERR